Proteins encoded within one genomic window of Natator depressus isolate rNatDep1 chromosome 1, rNatDep2.hap1, whole genome shotgun sequence:
- the PCNP gene encoding PEST proteolytic signal-containing nuclear protein isoform X1, with amino-acid sequence MADSKAGEEKPTQPQADGVKKHHGQAVCMTWKAWQEIIGPEEEAEKPVKTKTVSSSNGGESSSRSAEKRVADEEAEDFTTKPAPAKMSKFGFAIGSQTTKKAPVISIKLGANKPKEPAPTLAPKTLSVAAVFNEDDDSEPEEMPPEAKMRMKNIGRDTPTSAGPNSFNKGKHGFSDNQKLWERNIKSHLGNVPEDDD; translated from the exons TCAAGAAACATCATGGACAGGCAGTTTGTATGACTTGGAAAGCATGGCAGGAAATTatag gacctgaagaagaggcaGAAAAACCTGTGAAAACTAAGACTGTTTCTTCCAGTAATGGAGGGGAAAGTTCGAGTCGCAGTGCAGAGAAACGGGTAGCTGATGAAGAAGCTGAAGATTTCACCACAAAGCCTGCTCCTGCCAAAATGTCCAAGTTTGGATTTGCCATAGGCAGTCAGACAACAAAGAAGGCACCTGTGATATCCATCAAACTTGGAGCAAAT AAACCTAAAGAGCCTGCTCCCACCCTTGCTCCAAAAACCCTTTCTGTAGCAGCAGTTTTCAATGAAGATGATGAT AGTGAACCAGAAGAAATGCCTCCAGAAGCAAAGATGCGCATGAAGAATATTGGAAG agatACACCAACCTCAGCAGGACCAAATTCTTTCAACAAAGGAAAGCATGGGTTTTCTgacaaccagaagttatgggaaCGGAACATAAAATCTCATCTTGGCAATGTCCCTGAGGATGACGACTAA
- the PCNP gene encoding PEST proteolytic signal-containing nuclear protein isoform X3, giving the protein MADSKAGEEKPTQPQADGGPEEEAEKPVKTKTVSSSNGGESSSRSAEKRVADEEAEDFTTKPAPAKMSKFGFAIGSQTTKKAPVISIKLGANKPKEPAPTLAPKTLSVAAVFNEDDDSEPEEMPPEAKMRMKNIGRDTPTSAGPNSFNKGKHGFSDNQKLWERNIKSHLGNVPEDDD; this is encoded by the exons gacctgaagaagaggcaGAAAAACCTGTGAAAACTAAGACTGTTTCTTCCAGTAATGGAGGGGAAAGTTCGAGTCGCAGTGCAGAGAAACGGGTAGCTGATGAAGAAGCTGAAGATTTCACCACAAAGCCTGCTCCTGCCAAAATGTCCAAGTTTGGATTTGCCATAGGCAGTCAGACAACAAAGAAGGCACCTGTGATATCCATCAAACTTGGAGCAAAT AAACCTAAAGAGCCTGCTCCCACCCTTGCTCCAAAAACCCTTTCTGTAGCAGCAGTTTTCAATGAAGATGATGAT AGTGAACCAGAAGAAATGCCTCCAGAAGCAAAGATGCGCATGAAGAATATTGGAAG agatACACCAACCTCAGCAGGACCAAATTCTTTCAACAAAGGAAAGCATGGGTTTTCTgacaaccagaagttatgggaaCGGAACATAAAATCTCATCTTGGCAATGTCCCTGAGGATGACGACTAA